One stretch of Micromonospora cremea DNA includes these proteins:
- a CDS encoding Ig-like domain-containing protein, with product MRRVPLWAALAALVVGGAVGVPSPAHADSPVLPGNEGDVGVYTNGQSHAMEIGDPAYSNVGDVANQLKPGVPFTAGNMHQSIFEKDLAAGGTDYYLDRVLGVPGTLGSAVLMTRGRSLYMRGASNNNFTIMGFAGSAYVGGPNNLGNLYTVTVPGQTVTEVNANRFNAPSHAKSRYTIGTTGVTANQTKFITEDNVAVTALDFDNPGDAPATFTVRAASPLATQAGPGAATLTGTRTITSGANNGLIDTAWNSIKVDVTGAGFSRTGANLDREITVPAGGSVSLSVVGAVSSATLTNTVKSYQEYAEMSPATAVRTGITAFNRRWAQDVPYIDVPDPALEKAIVYRWWGERYNTLDANAPGHVYQYPTTIEGVNLYQNAVALTQPMHLQDTKWLRTPYLPYGQVLNIGELSGSSAFLDSPGHTSWNNHYSQYLGTAGLEAYNVHGGGKEIARKFARYFEGDGVGQLEHYDGNDDKLIAYDTNYMPGNDADAITFGYPKTNAGAPGARTIERPESAYVWGAFDAARQLYQLAGADQGKVDEMAGGANAIRAAILDRLWSPDMRMFLAGTSHGATSAASANGRPNPLPESARDLIPARESNLYDVYAENLIPFDQWQNYVDGYRFLTYGDNFPIFPFYTANQYDRTAYGIGGSNNFSNINFTVQYRSVRSALRHYDPEQKYITPAYAKRLLDWMAWSIYPNADLRAPNQAEYYSNWNPTTKTYNRNNPNHVMLGNMNYIFVEDMAGLQPRSDDKIELSPIAFGYDHFMANNLRYHGQDVTIVWDPDGSKYGLGAGYSLFLNGEKKVSTDKLGKLTYDPRTNQVQAEAGLTVTFTATTGANVPSAVDTPIEDTRVVEYLKTAGIDLTEDAPNLAAGANLSSSYTQQGVRPTPWRQFHTPGWSTTSMNYTPGAIKETERPVSLAAVNDGVTANEPYWGNYGTTDKNGYIELDLGSAKSFDNVKVYAVSDRQAGGYREPARWWVQVPDGDGGWKEVPGQFKNPTVPSAKFNEALFDTVTSNKLRIAFTNNPTFYTAISEIQVFDSGRDVPEVSNQAPVVTAARDGSADGNLSTMLVGTASDDGIPYDSELTFGWETVSAPPGAGVIFSDRKALTTRVTGTVEGDYVFRLFASDGEKRSEATVAVTLAKREVVAEFGSSATISTSGTSSWENHQRVKESTTPTSSNPGAGNGWGNWGQPQNGTSPEREAWIQYRWTAPVRLSSTDIYWYDDNGGTRRPTGTTYAIESSADGTTWTPVTLTGDSTYADGLATNTYNHFDFQPVTTSYLRIRIWGLMGSGAGTGVLRWRANGETVDSVRSPVLIRTTVGAVPTLPSTLDAVYASGARGTVAFNWQEITPAMVAETNVEPFVVYGTNDAYGLIAEARVYVRPETAPGGISIQGAETFERSVDVGELPHLPSKVEVSYNDGSRDNQAIGVNWEFDEDIVDTPGRYTIIGNLILPDYVSEAGATRTTLTLTVGDPPETPTWDVEVQARTQCIGTTVFVSVNARNAEDVPLTIELITPYGSRTVSGVASGKSAYQAFTTRAKTVQAGIATVKATGSVDGQPVTAEFEAPFGALSCG from the coding sequence GCAACCTGTACACCGTCACGGTGCCCGGGCAGACCGTCACCGAGGTCAACGCCAACCGGTTCAACGCGCCCAGCCACGCGAAGAGCCGGTACACGATCGGGACGACCGGCGTCACCGCCAACCAGACCAAGTTCATCACCGAGGACAACGTCGCCGTCACCGCCCTCGACTTCGACAACCCCGGCGACGCACCGGCCACCTTCACCGTCCGCGCCGCCTCACCGCTGGCCACCCAGGCCGGGCCTGGCGCCGCCACGCTGACCGGCACCCGCACCATCACCAGCGGCGCCAACAACGGGCTCATCGACACCGCGTGGAACTCGATCAAGGTCGACGTCACCGGTGCCGGCTTCAGTCGTACCGGAGCCAACCTGGACCGCGAGATCACCGTGCCGGCCGGCGGCTCGGTGTCGCTGTCGGTGGTCGGCGCCGTCTCCTCGGCCACCCTGACCAACACGGTCAAGAGCTACCAGGAGTACGCCGAGATGTCGCCGGCCACGGCCGTGCGCACCGGCATCACCGCGTTCAACCGTCGCTGGGCGCAGGACGTGCCCTACATCGACGTGCCCGATCCGGCGCTGGAGAAGGCCATCGTCTACCGCTGGTGGGGCGAGCGGTACAACACGCTCGACGCCAACGCGCCCGGCCACGTCTACCAGTACCCCACGACGATCGAGGGGGTGAACCTCTACCAGAACGCCGTCGCGCTGACCCAGCCGATGCATCTGCAGGACACCAAGTGGCTGCGCACGCCCTACCTGCCGTACGGCCAGGTGCTCAACATCGGCGAGCTGTCCGGCTCCTCGGCCTTCCTCGACAGCCCGGGGCACACGAGCTGGAACAACCACTACTCGCAGTACCTCGGCACCGCCGGGCTCGAGGCCTACAACGTGCACGGCGGCGGCAAGGAGATCGCCCGGAAGTTCGCCCGCTACTTCGAGGGCGACGGCGTCGGCCAGCTGGAGCACTACGACGGCAACGACGACAAGCTGATTGCCTACGACACCAACTACATGCCGGGCAACGACGCCGACGCAATCACCTTCGGCTACCCGAAGACCAACGCCGGCGCACCCGGCGCCCGCACCATCGAGCGCCCCGAGTCGGCGTACGTGTGGGGCGCGTTCGACGCCGCCCGCCAGCTCTACCAGCTCGCCGGCGCCGACCAGGGCAAGGTCGACGAGATGGCCGGCGGCGCCAACGCCATCCGCGCGGCGATCCTGGATCGGCTGTGGAGCCCCGACATGCGGATGTTCCTGGCCGGCACGTCGCACGGCGCCACCAGCGCGGCCAGCGCCAACGGCCGGCCCAACCCGCTGCCCGAGTCGGCCCGCGACCTGATCCCGGCCCGGGAGTCGAACCTCTACGACGTCTACGCCGAGAACCTCATCCCGTTCGACCAGTGGCAGAACTACGTCGACGGCTACCGCTTCCTGACCTACGGCGACAACTTCCCGATCTTCCCGTTCTACACCGCCAACCAGTACGACCGGACCGCCTACGGGATCGGTGGCTCCAACAACTTCTCCAACATCAACTTCACCGTGCAGTACCGCAGCGTCCGCTCGGCCCTGCGGCACTACGACCCGGAGCAGAAGTACATCACCCCGGCGTACGCCAAGCGGCTGCTGGACTGGATGGCCTGGAGCATCTACCCGAACGCGGACCTGCGCGCCCCGAACCAGGCGGAGTACTACTCCAACTGGAACCCGACCACGAAGACCTACAACCGCAACAACCCCAACCACGTAATGCTCGGCAACATGAACTACATCTTCGTCGAGGACATGGCCGGGCTCCAGCCACGCTCCGACGACAAGATCGAGCTCTCGCCCATCGCGTTCGGATACGACCACTTCATGGCCAACAACCTGCGCTACCACGGGCAGGACGTCACCATCGTCTGGGACCCCGACGGCAGCAAGTACGGCCTGGGCGCCGGCTACAGCCTGTTCCTGAACGGCGAGAAGAAGGTCAGCACCGACAAGCTCGGCAAGCTCACCTACGACCCGCGCACCAACCAGGTCCAGGCCGAGGCCGGCCTGACCGTCACGTTCACCGCAACGACCGGGGCCAACGTCCCGAGCGCGGTCGACACCCCCATCGAGGACACCCGCGTCGTCGAGTACCTGAAGACGGCCGGCATCGACCTCACCGAGGACGCGCCGAACCTGGCGGCGGGCGCCAACCTCAGCTCGTCGTACACCCAGCAGGGCGTGCGGCCGACGCCGTGGCGGCAGTTCCACACGCCCGGCTGGAGCACCACCTCGATGAACTACACACCCGGCGCCATCAAGGAGACCGAACGGCCGGTGTCGCTCGCGGCCGTGAACGACGGCGTCACCGCCAACGAGCCGTACTGGGGCAACTACGGCACAACCGACAAGAACGGCTACATCGAGCTGGACCTCGGCTCAGCCAAATCCTTCGACAACGTCAAGGTGTACGCCGTCAGCGACCGCCAGGCCGGTGGCTACCGCGAGCCCGCGCGCTGGTGGGTGCAGGTGCCCGACGGCGACGGCGGCTGGAAGGAGGTACCGGGCCAGTTCAAGAACCCGACCGTCCCGTCGGCGAAGTTCAACGAGGCGCTGTTCGACACCGTGACGTCGAACAAGCTGCGCATCGCCTTCACGAACAACCCGACCTTCTACACCGCGATCTCCGAGATCCAGGTGTTCGACTCCGGACGTGACGTACCGGAGGTCTCCAACCAGGCTCCCGTGGTCACCGCCGCGCGCGACGGCTCGGCGGACGGCAACCTGTCCACCATGCTGGTCGGCACGGCGTCCGACGACGGCATCCCCTACGACAGCGAGCTCACCTTCGGCTGGGAGACCGTCTCGGCCCCGCCCGGCGCGGGCGTGATCTTCTCCGACCGGAAGGCACTGACGACCAGGGTGACCGGCACGGTCGAGGGTGACTACGTGTTCCGGCTCTTCGCCAGCGACGGCGAGAAGCGGTCCGAGGCGACCGTGGCGGTGACCCTCGCCAAGCGGGAGGTGGTCGCCGAGTTCGGCTCCTCAGCGACGATCAGCACCAGCGGCACCTCGTCGTGGGAGAACCACCAGCGGGTCAAGGAGAGCACCACCCCGACCAGCTCGAACCCGGGTGCCGGAAACGGCTGGGGCAACTGGGGCCAGCCACAGAACGGCACCAGCCCGGAGCGGGAGGCGTGGATCCAGTACCGGTGGACCGCACCGGTACGGCTGTCGTCGACCGACATCTACTGGTACGACGACAACGGCGGCACCCGCCGGCCCACGGGCACGACGTACGCGATCGAGAGCTCCGCGGACGGCACCACCTGGACGCCGGTCACCCTCACCGGTGACTCGACGTACGCCGACGGGCTCGCCACCAACACCTACAACCACTTCGACTTCCAACCCGTCACGACCAGCTACCTGCGCATCCGCATCTGGGGCCTCATGGGCAGCGGCGCGGGAACCGGTGTGCTGCGCTGGCGCGCCAACGGCGAGACCGTCGACTCGGTGCGCTCTCCGGTGCTCATCCGGACCACCGTGGGTGCTGTGCCCACCCTGCCGAGCACGCTCGACGCGGTCTACGCCAGCGGCGCACGCGGCACCGTCGCGTTCAACTGGCAGGAGATCACGCCGGCGATGGTCGCCGAGACCAACGTCGAGCCGTTCGTGGTCTACGGCACGAACGACGCGTACGGCCTGATCGCCGAGGCGCGCGTCTACGTGCGGCCCGAGACGGCCCCGGGCGGCATCTCGATCCAGGGCGCCGAAACGTTCGAGCGGTCCGTCGACGTGGGCGAGCTTCCCCACCTGCCGAGCAAGGTGGAGGTCTCCTACAACGACGGCTCTCGCGACAACCAGGCCATCGGCGTCAACTGGGAGTTCGACGAGGACATCGTCGACACCCCCGGTCGCTACACCATCATCGGCAACCTGATCCTGCCCGACTACGTCAGTGAGGCCGGCGCCACGCGGACCACGCTGACCCTCACCGTGGGCGACCCGCCGGAGACCCCGACGTGGGACGTCGAGGTGCAGGCGCGCACGCAGTGCATCGGCACCACCGTCTTCGTCTCGGTCAACGCGCGCAACGCCGAGGACGTGCCGCTCACCATCGAGCTGATCACGCCGTACGGCTCGCGCACGGTGTCCGGCGTCGCCTCCGGGAAGTCCGCGTACCAGGCGTTCACCACCCGCGCCAAGACGGTGCAGGCCGGAATCGCGACGGTGAAGGCAACCGGCAGCGTCGACGGCCAGCCGGTGACGGCGGAGTTCGAGGCGCCGTTCGGCGCGCTCAGCTGCGGCTGA
- a CDS encoding family 43 glycosylhydrolase gives MRRVRRAVAAAAVTGLVAAGLVGVAAPAHAADSYTFTNTVNPILGDGSYYSADPAPVVVPAGAPGNDSGKDQLYIYTGHDQAGPSTNDFIMNEWGAFRTTDVEAGEWTHYPSLMRPEQVFAWATPGRAYAGQVVRGVDGRYYWYVPINERDSPASDKFAIGVAVSDSPTGPWTDHAGGPIISQRVPTPNTIHNIDPTILIDGTAPNQRVYLWWGSFSQLRMIELQQDMKTPVTTQRSVAGLTGFFEAAWAFKRNGTYYMAYAGNNAGPTSQCTPANYHACIAYATASSPEGPWTYRGTMLRPVSSTTSHPGILEFDGRWYMAYHTADAVGGGHFRRSVAIDPVEWDDTLSPPRLKLVTPTPVRGPDRTPRANIAQAATVAVSNQPVPTQYWVKALNDEIVRSNPLPPDMWGTWTGNNPPQQWVQYTWDQPMRISGSQIDFWNDQPQGTGTGVAAPARWRIQYWNLDSGQWADVPSPSGFPTGTQGFQDTSFDPVTTTQVRAVFDASTNGSTYSGVAVEEWKILAAQPESVAPPGMTVEVGETLLPDTLPVSFGAETLRVPVFWDPVTPQDVATPGTFTIQGSVLGYAAGRVSAPVRVISPDDTEGDETAPTLTLTPSGSAGSAGWFRSAVRVRVAGVDDRGGRMTIESRVDDGEPVVASAVRSLDANVSGDGQHTVTATATDRAGNTSEPASLAVRIDATAPASTATVNSATRAVTVTASDATSGVARIEYAIDAGAWTAYSGAMAAPDPHRHTVSFRALDAAGNLETAKTVTIPADLSGPLTGNIGPIATPTASYTAGWNSLGALNDGADPANPSQAQVWGTWSGTRPATQWVQYDWTRPVRITGTELKFWRDSNRGTGDGVAEPDGWVLQYWDEETSAWRDVTGASAYGTSTTAFNTVTFDPVTTPRVRATIRANGNGTTYSAVAITEWRVVADDPGAQPELPVTVSAQARCVGGKAYVAVQARNDHDAPVDIVLETAYGRRSIANVAPGANAYQSFATRTASVPAGSATVRATGPINGVDVTTVRTADHSGADCAGDPLQAP, from the coding sequence ATGCGCCGGGTCCGCAGGGCGGTCGCCGCGGCGGCGGTCACCGGGCTCGTCGCCGCTGGCCTGGTCGGGGTCGCCGCACCAGCGCACGCCGCAGACTCGTACACCTTCACCAACACCGTCAATCCCATCCTCGGCGACGGCAGCTACTACTCGGCCGATCCGGCGCCGGTCGTCGTGCCGGCCGGCGCTCCCGGCAACGACAGTGGCAAGGACCAGCTCTACATCTACACCGGGCACGACCAGGCCGGGCCGTCCACCAACGACTTCATCATGAACGAGTGGGGCGCCTTCCGGACCACGGATGTCGAGGCGGGGGAGTGGACCCACTACCCGTCGCTGATGCGCCCGGAACAGGTCTTCGCCTGGGCGACACCGGGGCGCGCGTACGCCGGCCAGGTCGTCCGGGGTGTGGACGGCCGCTACTACTGGTACGTACCGATCAACGAACGGGACAGCCCGGCGTCCGACAAGTTCGCGATCGGCGTGGCCGTCTCGGACAGCCCGACCGGCCCGTGGACCGACCACGCGGGCGGGCCGATCATCTCCCAGCGGGTGCCGACGCCCAACACCATCCACAACATCGACCCGACGATCCTCATCGACGGCACGGCCCCGAACCAGCGGGTGTACCTCTGGTGGGGCTCGTTCAGCCAGCTGCGGATGATCGAGCTCCAGCAGGACATGAAGACCCCGGTCACCACCCAGCGCTCGGTCGCCGGCCTGACCGGCTTCTTCGAGGCGGCCTGGGCCTTCAAGCGCAACGGCACCTACTACATGGCGTACGCCGGGAACAACGCCGGCCCGACCTCGCAGTGCACCCCGGCGAACTACCACGCCTGCATCGCGTACGCGACGGCGTCGTCGCCGGAGGGGCCGTGGACCTACCGGGGCACGATGCTCCGGCCGGTCTCCTCGACGACGAGCCACCCGGGCATCCTGGAGTTCGACGGTAGGTGGTACATGGCGTACCACACGGCCGACGCCGTGGGCGGCGGCCATTTCCGCCGGTCGGTGGCGATCGACCCGGTCGAGTGGGACGACACGCTGAGCCCGCCGAGGCTGAAGCTCGTGACGCCGACGCCGGTCAGGGGGCCCGACCGCACGCCGCGGGCGAACATCGCCCAGGCGGCGACGGTCGCCGTCTCCAACCAGCCGGTGCCCACCCAGTACTGGGTGAAGGCGCTCAACGACGAGATCGTCCGGTCGAACCCGCTGCCACCGGACATGTGGGGGACCTGGACCGGCAACAACCCACCCCAGCAGTGGGTGCAGTACACGTGGGACCAGCCGATGCGGATCTCCGGTTCGCAGATCGACTTCTGGAACGACCAGCCCCAGGGCACCGGCACGGGCGTCGCCGCCCCCGCCCGCTGGCGCATCCAGTACTGGAACCTCGACAGCGGTCAGTGGGCCGACGTGCCGAGCCCGAGCGGCTTCCCGACCGGCACGCAGGGCTTCCAGGACACCTCGTTCGACCCGGTGACCACCACGCAGGTTCGCGCGGTGTTCGACGCCTCGACCAACGGCAGCACCTACTCGGGCGTGGCGGTCGAGGAGTGGAAGATCCTCGCCGCTCAGCCCGAGTCCGTTGCCCCGCCGGGAATGACGGTGGAGGTGGGGGAGACCCTGCTGCCCGACACTCTCCCGGTGTCGTTCGGCGCCGAGACGCTGCGGGTGCCGGTCTTCTGGGACCCGGTGACGCCGCAGGACGTCGCGACGCCCGGGACGTTCACCATCCAGGGCAGTGTGCTCGGCTACGCCGCCGGACGCGTCTCCGCCCCGGTCAGGGTCATCTCGCCGGATGACACCGAGGGCGACGAAACCGCGCCGACGCTGACGCTCACACCCAGCGGCAGCGCTGGCAGTGCCGGCTGGTTCCGGTCCGCGGTGCGGGTGCGCGTCGCCGGCGTCGACGACCGGGGCGGCCGGATGACCATCGAGTCCCGGGTGGACGACGGCGAGCCGGTCGTCGCGAGCGCCGTACGGTCACTGGACGCCAACGTCTCCGGGGACGGCCAGCACACCGTCACGGCGACCGCGACCGACCGCGCGGGCAACACCTCGGAGCCCGCGAGCCTGGCCGTCCGCATCGACGCCACGGCGCCGGCCAGCACGGCCACCGTGAACAGCGCCACCCGGGCGGTCACGGTGACCGCGAGCGACGCCACCTCCGGGGTCGCCCGTATCGAGTACGCCATCGACGCCGGAGCGTGGACCGCCTACAGCGGCGCCATGGCGGCGCCCGACCCGCACCGGCACACCGTGTCGTTCCGTGCGCTCGACGCGGCCGGGAACCTGGAGACCGCGAAGACGGTCACCATCCCGGCGGACCTGTCCGGGCCACTGACCGGCAACATCGGGCCCATCGCGACCCCGACGGCGTCCTACACGGCGGGTTGGAACAGCCTCGGCGCCCTCAACGACGGCGCCGACCCGGCGAACCCGAGCCAGGCGCAGGTCTGGGGGACCTGGTCCGGGACCCGTCCGGCGACCCAGTGGGTCCAGTACGACTGGACGCGACCGGTGCGCATCACCGGCACCGAGTTGAAGTTCTGGCGGGACTCCAACCGCGGCACCGGCGACGGCGTCGCCGAACCCGACGGATGGGTGCTGCAGTACTGGGACGAGGAGACCTCGGCCTGGCGTGACGTGACCGGCGCATCCGCCTACGGCACGAGCACCACCGCGTTCAACACCGTCACCTTCGATCCGGTCACCACGCCCCGGGTGCGGGCGACGATCCGGGCCAACGGGAACGGCACCACGTACTCCGCGGTCGCGATCACGGAGTGGCGGGTCGTCGCCGACGACCCGGGCGCCCAACCCGAGTTGCCCGTCACGGTCAGCGCGCAGGCGCGGTGCGTCGGCGGCAAGGCGTACGTCGCGGTTCAGGCGCGCAACGACCACGACGCACCGGTGGACATCGTCCTGGAGACGGCCTACGGCCGTCGTTCCATCGCCAACGTGGCACCCGGTGCGAACGCCTACCAGTCGTTCGCCACCCGGACGGCCTCGGTGCCGGCCGGCTCGGCGACCGTCCGGGCCACCGGGCCCATCAACGGTGTGGACGTGACCACCGTCCGCACGGCAGACCACTCCGGCGCCGACTGTGCCGGCGATCCCCTTCAGGCCCCGTAA
- a CDS encoding WxL protein peptidoglycan domain-containing protein gives MTRTLPRTPLRLLAVLAAVFVTVPIAPATAVAEPTSPTLTWAVQPANQQGPDGRRWVERTLDPGQVVTEHLAVRNLSDGAVVFALKAADGYLTDKGRFNMLPSNRESTDGGTWIRVQKTVSVGPNQTKVVPFTITAPNDATPGDHPAGIAAAVTSAGGTVAVESRVGFRVMLRASGTVTGSLAISGLTARYERSWNPFSAGTVHLRYTTTNDGNIAVTGTGRTAATGPLGLAARQTATTVEETLPGGTREVGARLDGVWALGRLQTRVDLTPAILSGDPAGAEIKPATATVTIWALPWPQLALAAALAALALAIRNTVRRRRRRIAQLLADARNEGRAEARTSALAGNAAKSS, from the coding sequence ATGACCCGGACCTTGCCGCGGACGCCGCTGCGACTGCTAGCCGTGCTGGCCGCAGTGTTCGTCACCGTGCCGATCGCACCCGCCACCGCGGTGGCGGAACCAACCAGCCCGACGCTGACCTGGGCGGTCCAACCGGCCAACCAGCAGGGCCCGGACGGCCGCCGGTGGGTCGAGCGCACGCTCGACCCGGGCCAGGTGGTGACCGAGCACCTGGCCGTGCGGAACCTCAGCGACGGCGCGGTGGTCTTCGCGCTGAAGGCGGCCGACGGCTACCTCACCGACAAGGGGCGCTTCAACATGCTCCCGTCCAACCGTGAGTCGACGGACGGTGGCACCTGGATCAGGGTGCAGAAGACGGTCAGCGTCGGGCCGAACCAGACGAAGGTGGTGCCGTTCACCATCACCGCGCCCAACGACGCCACGCCCGGGGACCACCCGGCCGGCATCGCGGCGGCGGTCACGAGCGCGGGAGGCACGGTCGCCGTCGAGAGCCGGGTCGGGTTCCGGGTCATGCTGCGGGCCAGCGGCACGGTCACCGGGTCCCTGGCGATCAGCGGGCTGACCGCCAGGTACGAGCGCTCGTGGAACCCGTTCTCGGCCGGCACCGTCCATCTCAGATACACCACGACGAACGACGGCAACATCGCGGTGACCGGCACCGGCCGGACGGCCGCCACCGGTCCGCTCGGGCTGGCCGCACGGCAAACCGCGACGACCGTCGAGGAGACGCTTCCCGGGGGCACCCGGGAGGTCGGCGCCCGCCTCGACGGGGTCTGGGCGCTGGGCCGACTCCAGACGCGCGTCGACCTCACCCCGGCCATCCTCAGCGGTGACCCGGCCGGCGCCGAGATCAAGCCCGCCACCGCCACCGTCACGATCTGGGCACTGCCATGGCCGCAACTGGCCCTCGCCGCCGCGCTCGCAGCCCTCGCCCTCGCCATCCGGAACACCGTCCGCCGACGCCGGCGGCGAATCGCGCAGCTGCTCGCCGACGCCCGGAACGAGGGCCGGGCGGAAGCTCGGACGTCGGCCCTGGCTGGTAACGCCGCGAAGTCCTCCTAA